In Coleofasciculaceae cyanobacterium, the following are encoded in one genomic region:
- the purD gene encoding phosphoribosylamine--glycine ligase — MKVLVVGNGGREHALAWTLLQSPNVEQVICTPGNGGTATLKNCQNLPLAVDDFAGIARAVLENQISLVAIGPEVPLSLGIVDYLRQRDIAVFGPTKSGARIESSKSWAKEIMTQANIPTAVSQTFTNAVTAKEYIQQVGAPIVVKADGLAAGKGVIVAATLEEAIAAVDELLGKDSGKIVVEEFLTGAEVSVLAIADGKTIRSLSPAQDHKRIGEGDTGKNTGGMGAYSPVPLVTAELMTRIEQEILQPTLEALNQRNIDYRGVLYAGLIITPSGDPKVIEFNCRFGDPETQVVLPLLNTPLDEILLACVEQRLEQLPPLSWKAGSAVCVVAASGGYPDAYEKGKAIAGINEVNQEGVIIFQAGTKLQQDRLVTDGGRVLGVTAIGDNFAQAVAIAYDAVKSVQFEGMYYRRDIGHKYR; from the coding sequence ATGAAAGTATTAGTAGTTGGCAACGGGGGTAGAGAACACGCCTTAGCTTGGACGTTATTACAATCTCCTAACGTAGAACAGGTTATCTGTACTCCTGGCAATGGCGGTACTGCCACGCTGAAAAACTGCCAAAACCTGCCCTTGGCTGTAGATGATTTTGCGGGAATTGCTCGGGCGGTATTAGAAAATCAAATTTCTTTGGTTGCGATCGGTCCAGAAGTTCCCTTGTCGCTAGGAATTGTTGATTATCTACGCCAGCGCGACATTGCTGTATTTGGTCCTACTAAGTCAGGAGCGAGAATTGAATCTAGCAAGTCTTGGGCAAAAGAGATTATGACCCAGGCAAATATTCCCACCGCAGTCTCTCAGACTTTTACCAATGCGGTTACTGCTAAAGAATATATTCAACAAGTTGGTGCGCCGATTGTAGTTAAGGCTGATGGGTTGGCTGCGGGTAAAGGAGTTATTGTGGCGGCTACTCTGGAAGAGGCGATCGCCGCGGTAGATGAATTACTGGGTAAAGATTCTGGCAAAATAGTAGTTGAAGAATTTTTAACTGGAGCGGAAGTATCAGTATTAGCGATCGCCGACGGTAAAACTATTCGTTCTTTATCTCCTGCCCAAGATCACAAACGCATTGGCGAAGGAGACACGGGGAAAAACACTGGAGGCATGGGAGCATACTCACCCGTGCCTTTGGTCACAGCAGAATTGATGACCAGAATCGAACAAGAAATATTGCAGCCTACCCTAGAAGCTCTAAATCAGAGAAACATCGATTATCGAGGAGTATTATATGCAGGTTTAATTATTACTCCCTCAGGCGATCCCAAAGTAATTGAATTTAACTGTCGCTTTGGCGATCCTGAAACTCAGGTGGTTTTACCCCTACTGAATACTCCTTTAGACGAAATTTTGCTTGCCTGTGTCGAACAAAGATTAGAGCAACTACCGCCTCTAAGCTGGAAAGCTGGAAGTGCTGTATGTGTAGTGGCTGCTTCTGGTGGTTATCCTGATGCCTACGAAAAAGGGAAGGCGATCGCTGGTATAAATGAAGTTAACCAAGAAGGAGTAATTATATTTCAGGCAGGAACAAAATTACAGCAAGATCGCTTAGTTACCGATGGTGGAAGAGTGTTGGGTGTCACTGCCATAGGGGATAATTTTGCCCAGGCAGTAGCGATCGCCTATGATGCAGTAAAATCTGTGCAGTTTGAAGGAATGTATTACCGTCGTGATATTGGACATAAGTATAGATAA
- the fmt gene encoding methionyl-tRNA formyltransferase has product MKIVFFGTPQFAVPTLIKLLESDIEVVAVVTQPDKRRGRGNKTLPSAVKQLALEHNLPVWQPKRIKKDRPTLDRLKAAEADFFVVVAYGQILSAEILNMPKLGCINVHGSLLPSYRGAAPIQWSIVNGDRTTGITTMLMDVGMDTGDMLLKAETEIGLLDNAHDLAVTLAGQGADLLLETLFKLEQAITPIPQDDSQATYARLIAGSDFALDWSKSAIAIHNQVRGFFPNCFATLEAKRLKIIATVPITKNTIDSLPEEYSSLKQQYPELCSLTGKPGEIVSNIKNQGAVVQTGSELLLLKQVQLAGKRAQSGWDFVNGMRLEVGTVFDNG; this is encoded by the coding sequence ATGAAAATAGTTTTTTTTGGTACTCCTCAGTTTGCTGTTCCGACTCTAATCAAACTGCTGGAATCTGACATTGAAGTTGTAGCGGTGGTAACTCAACCTGATAAGAGAAGAGGTAGAGGTAATAAAACTCTACCTTCGGCAGTAAAACAGCTAGCACTAGAGCATAATTTACCTGTCTGGCAACCTAAAAGAATTAAAAAAGATCGACCAACGCTGGATCGGCTTAAAGCTGCTGAAGCCGACTTTTTCGTAGTTGTAGCTTATGGGCAAATTCTCTCCGCTGAAATTTTGAATATGCCCAAACTAGGATGTATTAACGTTCATGGTTCTTTGCTACCAAGCTATCGTGGTGCTGCGCCAATTCAATGGAGTATTGTTAATGGCGATCGCACTACGGGAATTACCACGATGTTAATGGATGTGGGCATGGATACGGGAGATATGTTGCTCAAAGCCGAAACAGAAATTGGACTGCTGGATAATGCTCACGATTTAGCCGTGACTCTTGCCGGCCAAGGGGCAGATTTATTATTAGAAACTTTATTTAAACTAGAACAAGCAATTACCCCTATTCCTCAAGATGATAGCCAGGCTACTTACGCCAGACTGATCGCAGGATCTGACTTTGCGCTCGACTGGTCCAAAAGTGCGATCGCCATACATAATCAGGTGCGCGGTTTTTTCCCCAACTGTTTTGCTACGTTAGAAGCTAAAAGACTAAAGATTATTGCTACAGTTCCAATTACCAAAAATACTATCGACAGCTTGCCAGAAGAATATAGCAGCCTAAAGCAGCAATATCCAGAATTATGCTCTCTTACGGGTAAACCTGGAGAAATAGTTAGTAATATTAAGAACCAGGGTGCGGTAGTGCAAACAGGTTCAGAATTATTACTCCTCAAACAAGTCCAGCTTGCGGGAAAACGCGCTCAGTCTGGTTGGGACTTTGTTAATGGAATGCGCCTGGAAGTGGGAACTGTATTCGATAACGGATGA
- a CDS encoding phosphoribosylanthranilate isomerase, whose amino-acid sequence MRVKICGITQIKQGQKIAALGADSIGFICVEQSPRYLTPDKIRAIAEHLPSHTDKVGVFANHSLAKITSVVIKANLTAIQLHGAESPDFCLQLRLAIAPEVELIKAFRIKSAASLAETTAYSNCVDTLLLDAYQPQMLGGTGKTINWQNLAQYKPALPWMLAGGLTPNNVTDALACLQPDGIDLSSGVERSPGDKDLNQVAQLFQQLAIKHQQS is encoded by the coding sequence ATGCGAGTTAAAATATGCGGAATTACCCAAATTAAGCAGGGTCAGAAAATTGCTGCACTAGGGGCAGACAGTATTGGTTTTATCTGTGTCGAGCAGTCACCTCGTTATCTTACTCCAGATAAAATCAGAGCGATCGCCGAGCATTTGCCATCTCATACCGACAAGGTAGGTGTGTTTGCTAATCATTCCCTGGCAAAAATAACCTCAGTAGTAATTAAAGCCAATCTCACCGCAATCCAGCTTCACGGTGCAGAATCTCCTGATTTTTGCCTTCAGTTACGTCTGGCGATCGCTCCAGAAGTTGAATTAATTAAAGCGTTTCGGATTAAATCTGCCGCATCTCTAGCCGAAACCACTGCTTATTCAAATTGCGTAGATACTCTTTTGCTAGACGCATATCAGCCCCAAATGCTCGGTGGTACAGGGAAAACTATTAACTGGCAAAATTTGGCTCAGTACAAACCAGCTCTGCCCTGGATGTTGGCAGGAGGATTAACTCCAAATAACGTCACCGATGCCTTAGCATGTCTCCAGCCAGACGGAATTGACCTTTCTAGTGGCGTAGAGCGATCGCCTGGTGATAAAGACTTAAACCAAGTAGCTCAACTTTTTCAACAATTAGCAATTAAGCATCAACAGTCATGA
- the psaK gene encoding photosystem I reaction center subunit PsaK — protein sequence MISNFIFAVQYTPSTIDWNPTVAIIMIMANLFCIVVGRYAIQNSGQGPDLPVPKPEVWDNFGVPELLATTSLGHILGAGIILGLGNAGVL from the coding sequence ATGATATCTAATTTTATTTTTGCAGTTCAGTACACTCCTTCCACCATTGACTGGAATCCTACCGTAGCCATAATCATGATTATGGCTAATCTGTTTTGCATAGTTGTCGGTCGTTATGCAATTCAAAATTCAGGACAGGGTCCTGATTTGCCCGTTCCCAAACCAGAAGTATGGGATAATTTTGGCGTTCCTGAATTATTAGCAACTACGAGTTTGGGACATATATTGGGAGCAGGAATTATTTTAGGATTAGGCAATGCAGGGGTTTTGTAG
- a CDS encoding ATP-binding protein, giving the protein MNKLLTFIAKIKKIIALWWSEFTLQTKLMAAATLVVSLIMSSLTFWAVNTIQLESNINDTRFGSDLSILIASNAAPLVAENDMQGLADFSTRFYRSTSSIRYLIYADRSGNIFFGIPYSQAENQNTLTIKRRIKLPEDYAQNSDLPFIRQHQTPNGQVTDVFVPLRQDSQYLGVLAVGINPNPTIVASSNLTRDVTIAVFITIWAMVILGNVFNALMITRPIKELLVGVKNIAAKNFKQRIDLPLRGELGELIASFNLMAEKLENYEEQNIEEITAEKAKLETLVSTIADGAVLIDPNMQIILVNPTAKSIFGWSEDAIGDNVLHRLPSELTTKLTKPLYQMIERKVELEKNKSELALAESERHHFSDRDEFRITLHRPIPRTIRVLLSRVLDGGSANIKGIAMTIQDITREVELNEAKSQFISNVSHELRTPLFNIKSFIETLSEYGEDLTQVQRREFLDTANHETDRLTRLVNDVLDLSRLESSRTYNLSQVDLNQPIEQTLRTCQLNAKDKGIELYQELEPNLPLVLGNYDLILQVLTNLVGNSLKFTNSGGKVTVRAYQTPAQSNTLNQLAVKIEVADTGIGISTEDKEAIFERFFRVENRVHTLEGTGLGLSIVRNIIEKHNSRVYIDSEVGVGTTFWFELPVYQAEIEQPIQAVSLID; this is encoded by the coding sequence TTGAATAAATTGCTGACCTTTATTGCCAAAATTAAAAAAATTATTGCCCTCTGGTGGTCGGAATTTACCCTCCAGACAAAACTTATGGCTGCCGCTACTCTGGTTGTTTCATTGATTATGAGTAGTTTGACTTTTTGGGCAGTTAATACGATTCAATTAGAATCTAATATTAACGACACACGTTTTGGCAGCGATCTCAGTATTTTGATTGCTTCTAATGCTGCCCCTTTGGTTGCGGAAAATGATATGCAGGGTCTAGCTGATTTCTCGACTCGTTTCTATCGCAGCACCTCTAGCATCCGCTATTTGATCTATGCCGATCGCTCAGGTAATATCTTTTTTGGCATTCCCTATTCTCAGGCAGAAAATCAAAACACGCTGACGATTAAACGTCGAATCAAGCTACCTGAAGACTACGCTCAAAACAGCGATTTGCCCTTTATCCGACAGCACCAGACCCCTAACGGGCAAGTTACAGATGTTTTTGTTCCTCTGCGTCAAGATAGTCAGTATTTAGGGGTACTGGCAGTGGGAATCAATCCCAACCCAACGATCGTGGCATCATCAAATCTAACGCGAGATGTAACTATCGCCGTGTTTATTACTATCTGGGCTATGGTAATCCTGGGTAACGTCTTCAATGCTCTAATGATCACCAGACCGATTAAAGAACTTTTGGTGGGAGTAAAAAATATTGCCGCTAAAAATTTTAAACAGAGAATCGATCTGCCTCTGCGGGGGGAATTGGGTGAATTAATCGCTAGCTTTAATTTGATGGCAGAAAAGCTAGAAAACTATGAAGAGCAAAACATTGAAGAAATAACTGCCGAAAAAGCTAAGCTAGAAACTTTAGTTTCGACGATCGCTGATGGTGCGGTACTAATCGATCCTAATATGCAGATTATTCTGGTCAACCCTACCGCTAAAAGTATTTTTGGTTGGTCAGAAGATGCGATCGGCGATAATGTGCTGCATCGCCTTCCCTCAGAGTTAACCACTAAATTAACTAAGCCTCTTTATCAGATGATTGAGAGAAAAGTTGAACTAGAAAAGAATAAATCAGAATTAGCTTTAGCCGAATCTGAACGACATCATTTTAGCGATCGCGATGAATTTCGCATTACTCTTCACCGACCTATACCTAGAACTATCCGCGTTTTGTTAAGTCGGGTTTTGGATGGTGGTAGCGCCAATATCAAAGGAATTGCCATGACGATTCAGGATATTACCCGTGAAGTAGAACTAAATGAAGCTAAAAGCCAGTTCATTAGCAATGTTTCCCACGAACTAAGGACACCTCTATTTAACATTAAATCTTTCATTGAAACGTTATCAGAGTATGGTGAAGATCTAACCCAAGTTCAGCGTCGAGAATTTTTAGATACGGCTAACCATGAGACAGATCGTCTGACTCGTTTAGTCAATGACGTTTTAGATTTATCTCGTTTAGAATCATCCCGCACTTATAATTTGAGTCAGGTCGATTTAAATCAACCAATCGAACAGACTTTAAGAACCTGTCAATTAAACGCCAAAGACAAAGGAATTGAACTATATCAGGAATTAGAGCCTAATTTACCCTTGGTATTAGGTAATTACGATCTGATACTACAGGTTTTGACGAATTTGGTAGGAAACAGCCTGAAATTTACTAATTCAGGAGGTAAGGTTACCGTTCGTGCCTACCAAACCCCAGCACAATCTAATACTTTAAATCAGCTAGCCGTAAAAATAGAAGTGGCTGATACGGGAATTGGCATTTCCACCGAAGATAAAGAAGCTATCTTTGAACGTTTCTTTCGAGTAGAAAATCGAGTTCATACTTTAGAAGGTACTGGTTTAGGTCTTTCCATCGTGCGTAATATTATCGAGAAGCACAATAGCAGAGTTTATATCGACAGCGAAGTAGGTGTCGGGACTACCTTCTGGTTTGAACTGCCAGTTTATCAAGCAGAAATTGAACAGCCAATTCAAGCAGTTAGCCTAATTGATTAA